In the Triticum aestivum cultivar Chinese Spring chromosome 2B, IWGSC CS RefSeq v2.1, whole genome shotgun sequence genome, tttggcaaatggatgtcaaaactgtattcctgaatggatttctggaagaagagttgtatatgatacaaccataaggttttattgatccaaagagtgctaacaaagtgtgcaacctctagcGATCCATtaatatggactggtgcaagcttctcggagttggaataaacattttgatagtgtgatcaaagcatatggttttatacagacttttggagaagcctgtatttacaagagagtgagtgggagctctgtagcatttctaatattttatgtggatgacatattgttgattggaaatgatttctggatagcataaaaggattcttgaataaaagtttttctatgaaagacctcagcgaagctgcttacatattgggcatcaagatctatagagatagatcaagacgcttaattggactttcacaaagcacataccttgataaagttttgaagaagttcaaaatggatcaagcaaagaaagggttctttcctgtattacaaggtgtgaagttgagttggacacaatgcccaaccactgcagaagatagagagaaaatgaaagtcattccctatgcttcaaccataggttctatcatgtatgcaatgttgtgtaccagacctgatgtgtgccttgctattagtttagcagggaggtaccaaagtaatccaggagtggatcactggacagcggtcaagaacatcttgaaatacctgaaaaggactaaggatgtgtttctcgtttatgcaggtgacaaagagctcatcgtaaatggttatgtcgatgcgagctttgacattgttccggatgactctaagtcacgaaccagatatgtatttatattgaacggtggagctgtcggttggtgcagttctaagcaaagcgtcgtggcgggatctacgtgtaaagcggagtacatagcttcttcggaagcagcaaatgaaggagtctagatgaaggagttcatatccgatctaggtgtcatacctagtgcatcaggtccaatgaaaatcttttgtgacaatactagagcaatagccttggcgaaggaatccagatttcacaagagaaagaaccaaacacatcaagagacgctcaattccattcgcgatcaagtcaaggagggagacatagaaatttgcaaaatacatacggatttgaatgttgcaaacccgttgactaagcctctctcacgagcaaaacatgaccaacaccaagactccatgggtgttagaatcattactatgtaatctagattattgactctagtgcaagtgggcgtctgaaggaaatataccctagaggcaataataaagttgttatttatatttctttatatcatgataaatgtttattattcatgctagaattgtattaaccagaaacttagtacatgtgtgaatacatagacaaacagagtgtccctagtatgcctctacttgactagctcgttaatcaaagatggttaagtttcctagccatagacatgcgttgtatttgatgaacgggatcacatcattagagaatgatgtgatggacaagacccatccgttaacttagcactatgatcgtttagtttattgttattgctttattcatgacttatacatgttcctatgactatgagattatgcaactcccggataccggaggaacacttagtgtgctatcaaacgtcacaacgtaactgggtgattataaagatgctctacaggtgtctccgagggtgtttattgagttggcatagatcgagattaggatttgtcactccgaatgtcggagaggtatctctaggccctttcggtaatgcacatcactataagctttgcaagcaatatgactaatgagttagttacgggatgatgcattacggaacgagtaaagagacttgccggtaacgagattgaactaggtgtgatgataccgacgatcgaatctcggacaagtaacataccgatgacaaagggaacaacgtatgttgttatgcggtttggccgaagaagatcttcgtagaatatgtaggagccaatatgagcatccaggttccgctattggttattgaccgaagatgtgtctcggtcatgtctacatagttctcgaacccgtagggccgcacgcttaacgttcgatgacgatttgtattatgagtttatgtgatttgatgaccgaagtttgttcggagttccggatgagatcaaaGACGTGTcgaggagtatcaaaatggtcgagacataaagattcatatattgtaaggCTACATTTGGGCACCGGAATGATTCgggtcatttcggataagtttcggagtaccgggggttaccggaaccccccgggaagttattgggccttatgggcctagtggtggaagagaggaggcaggccaaggagtggcgccccccccccctccccccccctagcccaaaccgaattggactagggtttgggggggggggggggctttccttctagACCGGGCGCGGCGCCAACGGAAGGAGAAAAGCTTTTCTTGTAGAGGAAAGAGACGGCGATGGACTGAGAAAATTGTACTGCCGAATGACTGATTGTTTAGCTTTTTCGAATGCCAATAAAAAGATCGATAAGCTAGCTTAAAGCACCGCTAATCTCAACTGCAAAAACGTCGTCGATGAAGAAAGTtgtagatcagaaggatcaaacATGTAAACACCCATACGAAGACGAACGAAGAGTGGATCCAAACAGATCCACTAAAGAGCAGCACTGACCGATTCCCGCGAGATTCGACGGAGACACAGCTCTAACTGGAAATTAACAAAACCGTATCTCTCAACCTAGAGCTGCAGTTAACCTCTAACATGCACGCCTACACGTGCTGATCAATGTCCCAGGGCCCGAGCCTCTTGCACACTTCACATAGTAGAAAAGATACTGATTCGCATTACACACGCTACATAATACGGCAGGTCAGTAAGTTTGTGTGTTCCCGAAGGATAGCAAGCTAGCGAGGACGCCCGATCCAAGACATCGCTTCGCCCGCACTTCTTGATCCCCGGGCCCTTCTGCCCTTCTGGGGATCAGTTTTCAGGTTAATTAAATAAGTTCAACTACACTGTCCCCGGTGGGGAGCGCGTTCCCTATAGCAGATTCTGCCTGGATCCCGCTTCTCTCATACCGTTAGCAATAGTACTAGTAGTAATTAACGAGGAACTAACTAGGCagctttcagaaagaaaaaaatggcAGGAATCTACATATTCATAGTTGGACAGCAAGCAAGTTTTTATTTTTGAGTTGGACAGCAAGAAATTAAGCACATCAATACTATTCCGGATTTGCTAATTGTCAATTGCCTGGATGTAAATTTTTTATCTGTTGAATTTTGTTTGGAGAGGAGAAGAGGCAGCACCGACCGAAGACTGGGACGCGCCGTCCCTGTCGAGGGCAGAGGGCACGCCGGGAacaagccggagccgccgccgataCCTTCTGGGGAACAAGCCGCGCCGTCCCTGTTGGAGGCGAGGTGGAGGTTGAGGGTTTGAGTGTAGGTGTGGGGTGGACCAGTGGCGTCCGAGAAGAATGGGAAGGGTGGCAGCACGCCGGATGAACCGGCTTGGGCAGGCAGGGCCGGCGCTGGAGGAGCCCTGCGGCTAGGCCTTGGTTGGAGGGTGGATCGTCGGGATGGATGAGAAGGAAGAAGGTGGGGCGCGGAGAAAGAAGGTGAGACGACCGTTCAATCGTGATACAATTGGTTTATAAGTGAATCGAGTgatagaaacaaaaacaaaaatcttTTTTTTGCGGTGTAGAAGAAAATAAATTCAGCACCTGGTTTACATGTTTTCCCATATTATCCATCAATGCTTACACACAAATACGTAGCTTAGTTCATACTCATGCGGTTCTACGTCGATCTACATGTCCAACAAGTCACCTCTTACAGGCTTACACACTAGAGATCGATCTGATCTCGCATATATTTAAATCAAGTCACATGGCTAGCTTCCTACGTGGACAAGCTAACATGCATGCATGACAACTGAACACATGCATCGTCCTCACGGGTGGCCGCTGctaccgcccgcgccgccgccttcaccgccagCGGATCCTCCTGGCCCGGAGCCGGAGCCACTCCCGCAGCCGCTCCCCATGCCGTCGCTCGCGCTCCCGGAACCCTGGCCGGTCCCCACGGCATTGCCTGCGCGTCCAACCCCGTTGCCTCCGCCTGAAGCACCTGCACCGCTGCCGTCacctcctccgccaccaccaccttctGTCACCGTGACACTGACACCTCCTCTGCCGATGTGGAAACTGAAGCCTGCCCCGCCGCCAAGACCCACACTAGCACCGCCGTTGTGCGCGCTCGCCGCGCCCCCTCCGCCGAGGCCAAAGCCCACGTTGATCCCGTCCTTCCCGACGTCAACGCCGACCCCGGCGCCGGCACCGCCACCAGCGTTGCCTCCTTCGCCATCGCGGGTGCTTCCCACGCcgccgcccatgccgccgccggcCCCGATGGTCATGTCGGACCCGTTGCGCGACACGGTCCAGCCAAATCCGTGGCCGTCTCCggagccatggccatggccactGCCAGAACCGTCCCTTGACCTTGAGAACGGCCAGTGGAATTTGACGCCGGTACCATGGATCGCGCTGGTACTGCCATGGATACGAGGGAAATGCCTCGCGTTGACAGGTGAAGGGAGAAGTGTAGCGAAACACAAGAGCGTGATGAAGAGGAAGCCACTACTGGTAGAGGTAGCCATTCTCGTTTGCGTTGTTGTGAAGGGTCTCAGCATGCTGGTAGGGTTTATATAGCGAGTTAGCCATGGTGGAACCTTGATCTTTTAATTAGGTCCGGATCTAGAGGCAGAGATTAGCTAGTCGGATTTGGAGCGAACAGCTTGCGTGCGTTGCATGAAACCAGGTACTAGGGCTAGCTTGCATGCAGAGCTATCGTACGTTGACCATTCATTTGGATGTAGCTtatcagtggcggagctagaccAAAACCATTGGGGCCCTTAAAAAAAATCTTCAGGGTTTTCTTCAAAGCTGGGGGGGCACGGCCCCCCTCGGCCCCAACATAGCTCCGCCGGCTTGTGGTATATGAATGTCCAGTCTCATTTTTAAATGGCGATTCCACTGTCGAAGTGATTTTAACTTTTTGTTTCTCACAATAGTTATACATAAGTTGATTGAATTTGCAATTTGGATAAGTCAGATTCATAGAAAGGAGACATGGTTGGAGGAGAAAGAAAGCTGGAGATAGAAGAACGAAGGCCAACCATTGGATCTTTAGAGTAAAATGCATCGGTGGTCATTAAACTTACTGTATATGCTCACTTTGGTCGTTGTACTTAAAAATACGATCAATATTGTCCTCATATACGAGTTGCAGTTATTGTACGGTCACTGTCACACCGTATTGCTTTGTATTTGttttagttgaccggtcaaacaGTTTGAATGGTGCATTGTTAGCTCATTTTCTCTATCGACCTATACAGGGCCCACTTGTCACTGAGTGTAAGAAAGAAGTAGAGGCAAAAATAAAAACGCCCGGGGAATCGAACCCAAACCCGCACACTGACATCAGCCGTGCGCTAGCCAGTTGAAAAGACAACAATATATGTTTTATTTCTTCACATGATCCCTTATTAAACACATGCAGACAGTAACGCGCACACACGCCGTACCCTACTTGAGGCAGCTCTTGGACCAGACCGGCCACTAGaatattttttttttttgagaacgcCACAGGTGCACGACACAAAACTTATAACGTACTCtcccgtttctttttactccgcatataagatttggtcaaagtcaaactacataaagtttaaccaaatttatataaaaaaatatgaacatctacaatactaaaactatatattatgaaaatacgtttcatggtgcatctgataatattgacttcatattgtgaatgtttatattttttaatataaaattagtcaaactctacaaagatTTACTTTGACCAAACCTTGTATGCGGGCTAAAAAGAAATGGAGGAAGTACAAGTACTATTATTTTGTATCTTCTGCCATTGTCTTAATATGATTTGAAGGAGCTCTTGCTTCGAAACAGGAGGAAGAAAAATGGGTTTTGTTTGGAAACTTGATGC is a window encoding:
- the LOC123040408 gene encoding putative glycine-rich cell wall structural protein 1 is translated as MATSTSSGFLFITLLCFATLLPSPVNARHFPRIHGSTSAIHGTGVKFHWPFSRSRDGSGSGHGHGSGDGHGFGWTVSRNGSDMTIGAGGGMGGGVGSTRDGEGGNAGGGAGAGVGVDVGKDGINVGFGLGGGGAASAHNGGASVGLGGGAGFSFHIGRGGVSVTVTEGGGGGGGDGSGAGASGGGNGVGRAGNAVGTGQGSGSASDGMGSGCGSGSGSGPGGSAGGEGGGAGGSSGHP